A stretch of the candidate division WOR-3 bacterium genome encodes the following:
- a CDS encoding C1 family peptidase codes for MRFDKIILRITTLSFMCLFPGYCQYLKDAGINTVILNELRSSLNLSIEDTALINALTNNDLHELTLNREFLKNHNTLFSNKIETKGITDQKNSGRCWIFAGLNLLRPGVIKKYNLKNFEFSQSYIAFYDKLEKANFVLEFVIQTKDRDILDRELSEILDEGVQDGGYWSWFVSLVEKYGLVPKDVYPETYPTSNTWLMNRVINEQVLAGASMIRKMAKEGSDDNDLRAHKLKILKEIYKILVMNFTEPPEKFIWRYEDKNGKIFETKIYTPLDFYKETVGVNLNDYVSLIHYPGREFNRLYEFDNCRNVFDLPNPQSANVNIEIIKELVKKSILNNEPVWFACDIGKGSDRKTGILSSKIYNYDALFKPAFKMDKENRIFYRFSSSNHAMVLLGVDIKDNKIVKWLVENSHGNDEGEQGFYTMYNDWFDDYVYEVIINVKYLPDEIRKIFEQKPIHLPLWDPMAELLKVE; via the coding sequence ATGCGTTTTGATAAAATCATTTTGCGTATAACAACGCTGTCATTTATGTGTCTTTTCCCTGGCTATTGCCAGTACCTTAAAGACGCTGGGATAAACACCGTGATACTTAACGAATTGAGGTCTTCACTCAATCTAAGTATAGAAGACACAGCACTAATCAACGCCCTGACCAATAACGATCTCCATGAATTGACATTGAATAGAGAATTTCTAAAGAACCATAATACACTGTTCAGTAATAAGATTGAGACCAAAGGGATTACCGACCAGAAGAATAGTGGTAGATGCTGGATATTTGCAGGATTAAATCTGTTAAGGCCTGGTGTTATAAAAAAATACAATCTAAAAAATTTCGAATTTTCTCAGTCCTATATCGCATTTTACGATAAACTTGAGAAGGCAAATTTCGTCCTTGAATTTGTGATACAGACAAAAGACCGCGACATATTAGACCGGGAACTAAGCGAAATCCTTGATGAAGGTGTCCAGGACGGTGGATACTGGAGTTGGTTTGTTTCCCTTGTCGAAAAGTATGGTCTGGTGCCAAAGGATGTCTATCCTGAAACTTATCCTACAAGTAATACCTGGTTGATGAACAGGGTGATTAATGAACAGGTCCTCGCTGGAGCAAGCATGATAAGAAAAATGGCAAAAGAAGGGTCGGATGATAATGACCTTAGAGCCCATAAGTTAAAAATACTAAAAGAAATCTATAAAATTCTTGTGATGAATTTCACAGAACCACCAGAAAAATTTATCTGGCGATATGAAGATAAAAATGGGAAAATATTCGAGACAAAAATTTATACTCCTCTTGATTTCTATAAAGAGACAGTCGGGGTCAATTTAAATGATTATGTCTCATTGATACATTATCCAGGGCGGGAGTTTAATCGTCTTTATGAATTTGATAATTGTCGCAATGTCTTTGATCTACCCAATCCACAAAGTGCCAATGTTAATATTGAAATCATAAAGGAGTTGGTAAAAAAATCTATTTTGAATAATGAACCTGTATGGTTCGCCTGTGATATAGGAAAAGGGAGTGACCGTAAAACAGGGATCTTGAGTTCAAAGATTTATAATTATGATGCCCTATTCAAGCCAGCATTCAAAATGGATAAAGAAAATAGAATATTTTATAGATTTAGTTCTTCCAACCACGCAATGGTGCTACTGGGAGTGGATATTAAAGACAATAAAATTGTTAAATGGCTTGTTGAGAATAGTCATGGTAATGATGAAGGTGAACAGGGTTTTTATACAATGTATAATGATTGGTTTGATGATTATGTTTATGAAGTAATAATTAATGTAAAATATTTGCCTGACGAAATAAGAAAAATTTTTGAGCAAAAACCAATCCATCTACCCCTTTGGGACCCTATGGCTGAATTGCTGAAAGTAGAATAG
- a CDS encoding C25 family cysteine peptidase, which translates to MFVISFFIISAVSVNNLGDAGIQINFYGREIELNNLKFSGATSFAQPGEPDVPSLNLFVGIPQEGDVDVRVIEHHTEIYSGIDIKPVPSLAIYEGDYGEINNQVSKVYQKDHLYPENIIEVSAPNYFRDINTVSLKINPVRYNPIKKEIIISRVLKITVKFKGKPKVVPLFNDSFEEIYKRVIINYDQCKYWRRERLEQTIKNPFSVSNIWFKIEVDKEGLYKIGYDELKKAGINPRQLDPQTMKVYNAAFELLPKNVLQQFPDSLIEIPVFVEGEEDHSFDKDDYLIFYGFPASHFVPDTFLKWYENGYAKNNVYWFTFGGALGKRMEKVNATSNNSNPDTVVKEILHFEEDIHNPTRSGINWYWMDFSLGTAESTVVRVPLNHKYASGNANIIVSIFDSMSPSPQPFWYRLILDGQSFFNDTIVLPQTMSLPPVKLSGTCVLNKDSSIFEFWVRRLPPDTTRLTVYLNCFDIEYNRLADMTEPFHCFFKNPVDYSIRCKNVNSKPFIIDITDLRQPKMLDNFLMSGKNITFSSNCDSFQLLYAAQLKSAIDAKLIPVSPGRLRTVDNGSEYLIITHKNFYNSIMPLVNYRRQEYTTKVVTVDAIFDDFSFGKYDPLAIKHFLYHTYNNWSTIPKYVLIVGDATYDYKNNLGKENPPNYVPMYETGTTLSGNPGIPPNYIYEGEYVNFFGTEAMVLGRITVRTNKEVRDFIDKVFAYENSDIDGTWNRRIILSADDEYANGWEGTTHSSACEAVNSFVSNLLYDRAKIYMLSYLPFPPHDVNTVKPLATEDFIKELNKGALIGCFFGHGNTHQLAHEKLFIETDIPRVNNGRRFFFFYFASCTVGRFDDSDHECIAEEFVRMKQGAIGTMGAHAASNTSTNQPIGIELFRLFTHPDTNLTMGECYYIAKHRGNGISTYLMLGDPATKIRKVKQNFNIQTVQDSIRPLEKLKVLSDKKPYYLTAYIKDTTHIKWIDPTTVNKISSHIRRTVRVGPNTQDTLIFDYRIEGKEVYNGYWTIDTAQFAVPIISTTHLPVIKLSGYKDQTSSTLDSIRVWGTVMPTTDQEGPKVLFYDGARQLKNGDWVDKTFTLTGIVSDESGINLLNSKEDARGFFLYVGKDNVLNRVDLRNNFIYNQNSYSEGEFKTEITLDNPQESITVYVSDNCYNQTIEKILLNANIYERISIENVLIYPNPVKHHKGIWITFVLSQSAKVTIKIYTIAGRLVKVLPELSCHAGYNQKFWDGRDEYGDDLSNGVYLVNILAEGNSGTDKKIEKFIIAR; encoded by the coding sequence ATGTTTGTCATTTCTTTCTTTATCATTTCTGCCGTTAGTGTAAATAATCTGGGCGATGCGGGCATCCAGATTAATTTTTACGGGAGAGAAATAGAACTAAATAATTTAAAATTCAGCGGGGCGACATCATTTGCCCAGCCCGGTGAACCCGATGTACCTTCTTTAAATTTATTTGTAGGCATTCCCCAGGAAGGCGATGTGGATGTGAGAGTCATAGAACATCATACTGAAATTTACTCTGGAATAGATATAAAGCCGGTACCGTCACTTGCAATATATGAGGGAGATTATGGTGAGATTAATAATCAGGTATCTAAAGTCTATCAGAAAGACCATCTCTATCCCGAAAACATAATTGAAGTATCTGCTCCTAATTATTTCCGTGATATTAATACAGTTAGTTTAAAAATAAATCCGGTACGCTATAACCCTATTAAAAAAGAAATTATAATTTCGCGGGTTTTGAAGATCACAGTCAAATTTAAAGGTAAACCAAAGGTGGTACCGCTCTTTAATGATTCTTTTGAGGAAATTTATAAGAGGGTAATAATAAATTATGATCAGTGTAAATATTGGCGTAGAGAAAGGTTAGAACAAACAATAAAGAATCCATTTTCAGTCAGTAACATATGGTTTAAGATTGAAGTAGATAAAGAAGGTTTATATAAAATAGGGTATGATGAGCTAAAAAAGGCAGGGATAAACCCGCGGCAACTTGACCCGCAAACAATGAAGGTATACAATGCAGCATTTGAACTATTGCCCAAAAATGTGCTCCAGCAGTTCCCTGATTCCCTCATAGAAATTCCTGTATTTGTTGAGGGTGAAGAAGACCATAGTTTTGATAAAGATGATTATTTAATATTCTACGGTTTCCCTGCAAGCCATTTTGTTCCAGATACATTTTTGAAATGGTATGAAAATGGCTATGCAAAAAATAATGTATATTGGTTTACATTTGGTGGTGCGTTAGGAAAGAGAATGGAAAAGGTGAATGCAACCTCGAATAATTCAAACCCGGATACCGTCGTTAAAGAAATTCTGCATTTTGAAGAGGATATTCATAATCCGACACGTTCTGGAATAAACTGGTACTGGATGGATTTTTCATTGGGCACTGCTGAAAGTACGGTTGTGAGAGTCCCCCTAAACCATAAATATGCTTCTGGTAATGCAAATATTATTGTATCAATATTTGATTCTATGAGTCCGAGTCCCCAGCCATTCTGGTATAGGTTAATTCTGGACGGTCAATCTTTTTTCAATGATACTATTGTCCTGCCGCAGACGATGTCTTTACCCCCGGTCAAATTATCAGGAACCTGTGTTTTAAATAAGGATTCCTCTATTTTTGAATTCTGGGTTAGAAGGTTACCACCCGACACGACAAGACTTACAGTTTACCTGAATTGTTTTGATATAGAATACAATCGTTTGGCGGATATGACTGAGCCTTTTCATTGTTTTTTCAAAAATCCTGTTGATTATTCAATAAGATGCAAGAATGTTAATTCTAAACCATTTATCATTGATATAACCGACTTACGCCAGCCAAAGATGCTTGATAACTTTTTGATGAGTGGGAAGAATATCACATTTTCCAGCAATTGTGATTCTTTTCAGTTATTGTATGCTGCCCAATTAAAATCAGCAATTGATGCAAAACTAATTCCAGTCAGTCCGGGTCGTTTGAGAACTGTGGACAATGGATCTGAATATTTGATCATAACCCACAAAAATTTTTATAACTCAATAATGCCTTTGGTCAATTATCGCCGGCAGGAATATACTACAAAGGTGGTAACTGTAGATGCAATATTTGATGACTTTTCTTTCGGAAAATATGACCCATTGGCAATTAAACATTTTCTTTATCATACATACAATAACTGGTCTACTATTCCAAAGTATGTCCTTATCGTTGGCGATGCTACCTATGATTACAAAAATAACCTCGGCAAGGAGAATCCACCGAATTATGTCCCAATGTATGAGACCGGGACAACACTTTCGGGTAATCCAGGGATCCCACCTAACTATATCTACGAGGGTGAGTATGTGAATTTCTTCGGGACTGAGGCAATGGTTCTTGGCAGAATAACTGTCCGTACCAACAAGGAAGTCCGTGATTTTATTGATAAAGTATTTGCCTATGAGAATAGTGATATAGATGGAACATGGAATAGAAGAATCATACTTTCTGCAGATGATGAATATGCAAATGGGTGGGAAGGAACTACACATTCTTCTGCCTGTGAGGCAGTTAATTCTTTTGTCTCAAATCTGTTATATGATCGGGCTAAAATATATATGCTGAGTTATTTACCATTTCCTCCTCATGATGTGAATACCGTGAAACCCCTTGCGACAGAAGATTTTATCAAGGAACTCAATAAGGGTGCCTTGATTGGTTGTTTCTTTGGGCATGGTAATACCCATCAACTTGCCCATGAAAAATTATTTATAGAAACCGATATACCAAGGGTGAATAATGGAAGGAGATTTTTCTTCTTCTATTTTGCTTCCTGCACAGTGGGTAGATTTGATGACTCAGACCATGAGTGTATTGCTGAAGAATTTGTGAGAATGAAACAGGGGGCGATCGGCACAATGGGTGCACACGCTGCTTCAAATACAAGTACAAATCAACCGATTGGTATTGAACTTTTTAGACTCTTTACGCATCCCGATACAAATCTGACAATGGGTGAATGTTATTATATTGCCAAACACAGAGGGAATGGTATATCCACCTATTTGATGCTTGGTGACCCGGCGACTAAAATAAGAAAGGTAAAACAGAATTTCAATATTCAAACAGTTCAAGACTCAATAAGGCCATTAGAGAAATTGAAAGTACTTTCTGATAAAAAACCATATTATTTGACTGCATATATTAAAGATACCACGCATATCAAATGGATTGATCCTACTACCGTAAATAAAATAAGCAGCCATATAAGACGCACGGTGCGTGTAGGCCCTAACACCCAGGATACTTTAATTTTTGATTATCGAATAGAAGGTAAAGAAGTTTATAATGGTTACTGGACGATTGATACCGCACAATTTGCTGTACCAATTATTTCAACAACTCATTTACCTGTGATTAAATTGAGTGGTTATAAAGACCAAACAAGTAGTACACTTGATTCTATCCGTGTCTGGGGGACTGTAATGCCTACTACTGACCAGGAGGGTCCTAAAGTATTATTCTATGATGGTGCACGACAATTAAAAAATGGAGACTGGGTGGATAAGACTTTTACGCTTACCGGAATTGTCTCTGATGAAAGTGGAATTAACCTTTTAAATTCTAAAGAAGACGCACGTGGTTTCTTTTTGTATGTGGGCAAGGATAATGTCTTAAATCGTGTTGATTTGCGTAATAATTTTATCTACAATCAAAATTCCTATTCAGAAGGAGAATTCAAAACCGAAATTACACTTGATAATCCACAAGAATCTATAACCGTCTATGTAAGTGATAATTGTTATAATCAAACCATTGAAAAGATTCTATTGAATGCTAATATCTATGAGCGCATTTCAATAGAGAATGTTCTGATATATCCTAATCCTGTAAAACATCATAAAGGTATATGGATTACATTTGTCCTTTCGCAAAGCGCAAAGGTAACGATAAAAATCTATACGATTGCAGGCAGATTGGTTAAGGTCTTACCAGAACTTTCCTGTCATGCGGGCTATAATCAAAAATTCTGGGATGGCAGAGATGAGTATGGGGATGATTTGAGTAATGGTGTATATTTGGTTAATATCCTTGCTGAGGGAAATTCCGGAACTGATAAAAAAATTGAGAAGTTTATAATAGCACGGTAA
- a CDS encoding MFS transporter — protein sequence MKLDSVLPRGFSRDIWALFTTSVISAIGFSITMPYMSLYLNNVLHIPMTIVGTILMFAQIIGATVGLYGGEISDKFGRKFIMVRSLSGRFILFASMGFIILHWHNVYTIFAFLILNSILFSFYIPASQAYIADLTETNERLKAYGLLRMGGNLGWALGPALGGLLASIEYAYLFFVTALCMLIATIILVNYCKESLFHKKNFENNALSQNQKNFIISINLKEIFSVINDQKFLIFTLISLSIFIVWGQLVSPLSIYTVNRIGITKSQLGILFSINGFMVVLFQYFITHLIPDKKELSALWIGSLIYGIGYLSLGFANGFSALIFSMILITIAEMVITPSSQSYASKIARPENRGRYLAFYNLAQTFGWAFGPMLGGILLDTFPGRSIFIWGIITFIALFSAVGFIIYKNNEK from the coding sequence ATGAAATTAGATTCAGTTTTGCCCCGAGGTTTTTCCAGGGATATCTGGGCACTTTTCACCACAAGTGTCATAAGTGCAATTGGTTTTTCAATAACAATGCCCTATATGAGTCTTTATTTAAATAATGTTTTGCATATTCCAATGACCATTGTCGGCACAATATTAATGTTTGCCCAGATAATTGGAGCAACCGTAGGTTTGTATGGCGGTGAAATAAGCGACAAATTTGGTAGAAAATTTATAATGGTTCGCTCATTATCAGGAAGATTTATTCTATTTGCCTCAATGGGTTTTATTATCCTACACTGGCACAATGTTTATACTATATTTGCCTTTCTCATTTTAAACTCAATATTATTTTCATTCTATATACCCGCGTCCCAGGCATATATAGCCGATTTGACCGAAACAAACGAACGATTAAAGGCATATGGTTTACTGCGGATGGGTGGAAATCTGGGCTGGGCTCTCGGTCCAGCACTCGGCGGATTACTTGCATCTATAGAATATGCCTACCTTTTTTTTGTTACTGCATTATGTATGTTAATTGCCACGATTATTTTAGTAAATTACTGTAAGGAATCTTTATTCCATAAAAAAAATTTTGAGAATAATGCTCTATCACAAAACCAGAAAAACTTTATTATATCAATCAATCTGAAAGAAATATTTTCAGTAATTAATGACCAGAAATTCTTAATTTTCACATTGATTTCCCTCAGCATATTTATTGTATGGGGACAACTTGTATCACCATTATCAATTTATACAGTCAATCGCATTGGAATAACCAAAAGCCAACTTGGAATATTATTCTCTATCAATGGATTTATGGTTGTCTTATTTCAATATTTCATAACCCACTTAATTCCCGATAAAAAAGAACTATCTGCACTATGGATTGGTTCATTAATATATGGCATAGGCTATCTATCACTCGGTTTTGCTAATGGTTTCTCCGCTCTTATTTTTTCAATGATCTTAATAACAATCGCCGAAATGGTGATAACACCTTCAAGTCAAAGTTATGCGTCTAAAATTGCACGCCCTGAGAATAGAGGTAGATATCTTGCGTTCTATAATCTTGCTCAGACCTTTGGCTGGGCATTTGGTCCAATGCTTGGTGGAATTCTACTTGATACATTTCCTGGTCGTTCAATCTTCATCTGGGGTATAATTACTTTCATTGCTTTATTCTCGGCGGTGGGATTTATAATCTACAAAAATAACGAGAAATAA
- a CDS encoding FlgD immunoglobulin-like domain containing protein, with protein MFRFIVFIFVIGFAFSGILKDDNLPGIDIEISNNETRYITPTAMIPKFLPQTVKYNPSRAETLWVDRNHQYAIAEHVSITGNGMFIQAGWWLNNKRTSLYRTLGNNTPLWTFPLPLTEWYIPVDVSSTGEDIAVGSTGEPFYSFTANSAAPKWRFNLPPGYKIATSSQGTCVAVSENGSIYGVLASASDVAKLFIFNQNGDTIRTITFSPNSGIYGLDISNDGNVFCISTYYATYIYNLNGTRRDSLYNYGQSSAKISGDGKYLVKGHFNGRVYLYRWTGSNYTLKWEHYTGHPWVTAVAISDNGATIMAGTFQYSPTYSGKVLMYDSTSSTPLWEYSQYGDYIDECALSANGERGAAVSWGQYQGTFGDVLTVFNKSSSTPIFQLLDDIDEPGSLTSVDISKDGSFVTAGGKAVHAREFGNGGELYAIRIIDQLANDVGVKSINSPGNFLQVGQSIAPQATVKNYGTASASFSTYYFIYDSLGAVLYQSTASVNNLQSGAEQVLNFSPNWTVPAYGRYTTVAYTALSGDQYPANDTLKKGSICFHDGAVSRIEFPFDELTLNYTRAPRVTITNNGSYSENIPVVCKIYDAGNNLVYTGNGQAYLTPLQSNTIWLNPAWAPATTQIHSVYFYTNVNDDYNRSNDTLMKQVNITTEILYDDGNLDVYGYVSPNFYDNKFAQKMIPCLSAPFVITQARFFASTSSPMLISLNADSSGLPGLTPDYYIAPPETIFPPGSGWAVKSYSPPIVINNSNPFWLVLHWLSNSPSAPYVGMDNAIPRDSVSYWYWTEPSNYGWHTWYPYDFMMRVTTDYAPGISDNKKTSAEKFMLYHPFPNPFTNKVRILFYSPEQREIKLNVYDATGRLVRSLINGKIENGRHLIIWNGKDNENREVSSGIYFIKADYANKVYTEKVILMK; from the coding sequence ATGTTCAGGTTTATTGTCTTTATTTTCGTTATTGGTTTTGCCTTTTCAGGCATACTTAAAGATGATAATCTACCCGGAATAGATATAGAAATTTCTAATAACGAGACGAGATACATAACACCTACTGCTATGATACCAAAATTTTTGCCCCAGACGGTTAAATATAATCCTTCCCGCGCCGAGACTTTATGGGTTGACCGCAATCATCAATATGCTATTGCAGAACATGTTTCAATTACTGGAAATGGTATGTTTATCCAGGCAGGTTGGTGGTTAAATAATAAAAGGACAAGTTTATATAGAACACTCGGAAATAACACTCCATTATGGACTTTTCCCTTACCGCTTACCGAATGGTATATTCCGGTTGATGTATCTTCAACCGGAGAAGATATAGCCGTCGGCTCTACGGGTGAGCCATTTTATAGTTTTACTGCGAATAGTGCGGCTCCTAAATGGCGTTTTAACCTTCCACCAGGTTACAAAATTGCTACAAGTTCTCAGGGAACATGCGTTGCAGTTAGTGAAAATGGTTCAATCTATGGGGTACTTGCAAGTGCATCGGATGTAGCTAAATTATTTATCTTCAATCAAAACGGTGACACAATACGCACAATCACATTTTCTCCCAATAGCGGTATTTACGGACTTGATATTTCCAATGATGGCAATGTATTTTGTATCTCAACTTATTATGCAACATATATTTATAATCTTAATGGGACAAGACGCGACTCGCTCTATAATTACGGACAGAGCAGTGCAAAAATTTCTGGCGATGGAAAATATCTCGTAAAAGGACATTTCAATGGAAGAGTGTATCTCTATCGCTGGACCGGTTCTAATTATACATTAAAATGGGAACATTACACGGGTCACCCCTGGGTTACTGCTGTAGCAATATCTGATAACGGTGCCACAATCATGGCGGGGACATTCCAGTATAGCCCGACTTATTCCGGAAAGGTTTTGATGTATGATTCAACATCCTCAACACCGCTCTGGGAATATAGTCAGTATGGCGATTATATTGATGAGTGTGCCCTTTCTGCCAACGGAGAAAGGGGTGCTGCAGTATCATGGGGACAATACCAGGGAACATTTGGAGATGTACTCACAGTCTTTAATAAATCATCCTCCACGCCAATATTTCAGTTATTAGACGACATTGATGAACCTGGTTCATTAACTTCAGTAGATATTTCAAAGGATGGTTCATTCGTTACTGCTGGCGGGAAAGCAGTCCACGCAAGAGAATTTGGAAACGGTGGCGAGTTATATGCTATTAGGATAATTGACCAATTAGCAAACGATGTCGGCGTGAAGAGTATTAACTCGCCAGGGAATTTTTTACAGGTTGGACAGTCAATCGCACCGCAGGCAACGGTAAAAAATTATGGAACTGCTTCTGCCAGTTTTTCTACATACTATTTTATTTATGATTCTCTCGGCGCTGTTCTTTATCAATCAACCGCTTCAGTAAACAATCTCCAGAGCGGTGCAGAACAGGTACTGAACTTCTCGCCCAACTGGACAGTCCCTGCTTACGGCAGATATACGACCGTTGCCTATACTGCTCTTTCAGGGGATCAATATCCTGCAAATGATACACTAAAAAAGGGTAGTATCTGTTTCCATGATGGTGCAGTATCAAGGATTGAATTTCCATTCGATGAACTGACTTTGAATTATACAAGAGCGCCTCGTGTTACAATCACAAATAACGGCAGTTATTCAGAAAATATACCCGTGGTATGTAAAATCTATGATGCTGGTAATAACCTTGTTTACACAGGTAATGGCCAGGCATATCTTACACCGCTCCAGTCCAACACGATCTGGTTAAACCCTGCCTGGGCACCTGCAACAACCCAGATACATTCTGTTTATTTCTACACTAATGTAAATGACGATTATAATCGTAGTAATGATACATTAATGAAACAGGTCAACATAACGACGGAAATTTTATATGATGATGGTAACCTTGATGTCTATGGTTATGTATCCCCGAACTTCTATGATAACAAGTTTGCCCAGAAAATGATTCCCTGTTTGTCCGCACCATTTGTTATAACCCAGGCAAGGTTTTTTGCAAGCACATCTTCACCCATGCTCATATCATTAAATGCTGATTCTTCAGGACTACCAGGGCTTACCCCTGATTATTACATTGCACCACCTGAAACGATATTTCCTCCAGGGAGCGGCTGGGCAGTAAAAAGCTATTCACCACCAATCGTTATAAATAACTCAAATCCCTTCTGGCTTGTCCTTCACTGGCTCTCAAATTCACCAAGTGCCCCTTATGTCGGAATGGATAACGCAATCCCAAGGGACAGCGTATCATACTGGTACTGGACCGAACCGTCAAATTATGGATGGCATACCTGGTATCCCTATGATTTTATGATGCGCGTCACTACAGACTATGCACCAGGTATATCTGATAATAAAAAAACATCTGCGGAAAAATTTATGCTCTACCATCCTTTTCCCAATCCGTTTACTAATAAAGTCAGAATCTTATTCTATTCACCAGAGCAAAGAGAGATTAAACTAAATGTCTATGATGCAACAGGCCGTCTGGTAAGGTCATTAATAAATGGGAAAATAGAAAATGGAAGACATCTGATTATATGGAATGGAAAAGATAACGAAAATCGAGAAGTGAGTTCTGGGATCTATTTTATTAAAGCGGATTACGCAAACAAAGTTTATACTGAAAAGGTCATTTTAATGAAATAG
- a CDS encoding Trm112 family protein encodes MLKRELLEILCCPKCKGDLEYDKEKEELLCHNCKLAYPIKDDIPIMLIDEAKKIG; translated from the coding sequence ATGCTCAAGAGAGAACTCTTAGAAATTTTATGCTGTCCGAAATGTAAAGGTGACCTTGAATATGATAAAGAAAAAGAAGAACTTCTATGCCACAATTGTAAACTTGCTTATCCTATAAAGGATGACATTCCAATAATGCTTATTGATGAAGCAAAAAAGATAGGATAA
- a CDS encoding glycosyltransferase, which translates to MTSLVLFVYTIVLFVLLFYSMHSYVLLYLHFKFRKKKGDKTIIGVPGILKTYPNVTIQLPVYNEKFVVRRLINSVLMIDYPKEKLEIQILDDSNDETTRIIDDILKEKLEIGYDIKHIRRGTRQGFKAGALQYGLMIAKGEFIAVFDADFVPPRDFLKKLLPEFDDPVVGAVQARWGHLNVEESLLTKSQAVGLDNHFINEQELRNKAGLFINFNGTCGVWRKAAIMDGGGWAGDTLAEDLDLSYRVQLKGWRIKYRGDVVVPGELPDDADSFRIQQNRWAKGTFQVALKLLKDVLRSDLKPLVKYEAFVHLTCHINFIAMLLLGLLSFPIIYFKVEKIVADSYYTFASFFTIGAFGYPLLYFFSQKFSYTDYKRRIPYIASVIAYSMGLTISNTKAVIEALLNKNIVFTRTPKSGGVKNKRYIIEVNSLIPFLEISIGFYIFFTFLYALFNSQYILLPFLGAYGFGYLHLGYNSFKDKFVLTKPQEVLCSRENS; encoded by the coding sequence TTGACCAGTTTGGTACTTTTTGTCTATACAATAGTACTCTTTGTCTTATTATTTTATTCAATGCACTCTTATGTATTGCTTTATTTACATTTCAAATTCAGGAAGAAAAAAGGTGATAAAACAATAATTGGAGTCCCTGGGATTTTAAAAACATATCCCAATGTCACCATACAATTGCCTGTTTATAATGAAAAATTTGTCGTGAGACGGTTGATAAATAGCGTGTTAATGATTGATTATCCAAAAGAGAAACTTGAAATTCAGATTCTTGATGATTCTAATGATGAGACTACGAGAATAATTGATGATATCTTGAAAGAAAAATTAGAAATCGGTTATGATATTAAACATATAAGAAGAGGCACAAGGCAGGGGTTCAAGGCGGGTGCACTTCAATATGGTTTGATGATTGCTAAGGGTGAGTTCATTGCAGTCTTTGATGCTGATTTTGTTCCACCAAGAGATTTTCTCAAAAAACTCTTGCCCGAATTTGATGATCCAGTGGTTGGAGCGGTTCAGGCAAGATGGGGACATCTTAATGTGGAAGAATCGCTACTTACAAAGAGTCAGGCGGTTGGACTTGATAACCATTTTATCAATGAACAGGAATTAAGGAATAAGGCTGGGCTTTTTATAAATTTCAATGGAACCTGCGGAGTATGGCGCAAGGCTGCAATAATGGATGGTGGCGGCTGGGCAGGGGATACACTTGCCGAGGATCTCGACCTTTCATATCGGGTGCAGTTGAAGGGCTGGCGAATAAAATATCGTGGTGATGTTGTCGTCCCTGGAGAATTACCCGATGATGCGGATAGTTTTCGCATTCAGCAAAACAGGTGGGCAAAAGGAACATTCCAGGTTGCACTTAAATTGCTCAAAGATGTGCTCAGAAGCGATTTGAAACCTCTCGTTAAATACGAAGCATTTGTTCACCTTACCTGCCACATAAATTTTATTGCAATGTTACTTTTAGGTTTGCTTTCCTTCCCGATAATTTATTTCAAGGTAGAGAAGATTGTTGCTGATTCCTACTACACATTCGCTTCTTTCTTTACGATCGGTGCATTTGGCTATCCTTTGCTTTATTTCTTCTCTCAAAAATTCAGTTATACTGATTACAAAAGACGAATTCCATATATCGCAAGTGTTATTGCCTATAGTATGGGATTGACAATCTCAAATACCAAGGCAGTCATTGAAGCATTGCTAAATAAAAACATTGTTTTTACAAGAACTCCGAAGAGTGGCGGGGTAAAAAATAAAAGATATATAATTGAGGTTAATAGTTTAATTCCGTTTTTAGAAATTTCTATTGGTTTTTATATCTTTTTTACCTTTTTGTATGCGCTCTTCAATAGTCAGTATATTCTTTTGCCGTTTTTGGGCGCATACGGTTTTGGTTATTTACACCTCGGCTATAATTCATTTAAAGATAAATTTGTTTTAACAAAACCACAGGAGGTATTATGCTCAAGAGAGAACTCTTAG